TGAGGGCGCTGTCACGTGGCTGCATGACCGGTGGATCAACAAGCCTCGCGCAGAGTTCACGATTGCTTTCCGATGTGCGGATGCGCATTGGAATGGTGAGTCGCGAAAGTACACGCTCACTCCTGGGCAGACGGTCACGGTTGAGAATCGCGGCACTCTCCCCGCTTGGCCGATGGTAGACGTTCGCGGCCCGCTCGGGGTGAACTGGGGTCTCGGTGTCGGCTCGTCCCGGCTGTATGTCGATCGTGCGGTTGGATCTGGCGAGACGGTGACAGTCGATCATGAAAACGGCTGGGTCAAGTCGTCGTCTTCGGGGTTCATTACCGAGGGCATCAGCGGGTACGAGTCGAATCTTGCGCCTGGCGTTGGCACGGTCACCTTCACCGGGTCGGGTTCGGGCTCGGCGACGGTGACGTTTACTGACCGGTTCGTGTAGGGGGGGTTTGATGGTTGAGCGCATTGTCCCCGTGCATACGGTGACTGGGGAGCGGATCTTCACGAAGATCGGCGGCACGGTCGGTTCGTGGACTACTTCACTCACGACGCCGGGGACTGGGTCGGTGACGATCTACGCGCGGGATCAGAAACGCAAGCTCGACTTCGAGTCGGTGCGCTTGCTGCGGCGTACCGCCGCGACAACGATCGTCATCGAAGAAGTCAAGCACGAAGTGTTTTCCGGGCCGGGGCATATCCAATATGCCGGGTATGTGACGGACTCGGAGTGGGACGACTCCACGGGAATGCTGTCGCTGAATCTCGTGGAGATCAAGAAGCTCGGCGATAAACGTCAAATGTGGGTGCCTGGTGAGGGCGGCGCGAACGAGCTTACGATCACGGGTGCGTCCATGTATCGGATCGTGCGTGAGGTGCTGTGGCGGGCGTTTGGTCGCGAGATTGGCACCAGGTATGCGTTGCCGTTCTTGTGGCCGGAGGAGAAGCCTGGGCAGCTCACATATGAATTGTTTCGGTACCACTACAAGAGCCTCACTCAGGTCATGTCTGATCTTGATGCTACGGGCGGCCCGGACTGGAACCTTCGCCCGCGGTGGGTCGGTGGCCTACTGAAGTGGGATGTGCATATTGGTTCGCCCACGTTCGACTGGGGCGAGGTGCGGATGCGTGCAGCGACGCCCGAAAATCCTGTCCGCACTCCCGTATCGAAGCTGAAAGAGCTACAGGATGGTTCGGAGCAAGCATCTGACGTGTGGGTGATCGGCGCTGGCTCTGAGGCTTCCATGCGCGTTGGCTGGGCTGGGCCGGACCAGCTGCCGATGATCGAGGGCGTTCCGCGGCAGATCGTCACAGAGTCGCACAAGCACGTGGACGTCAATACACAGTTGAATCAGATCGCGTTGACAACACTGTTGGACAGTCGGGGGCCCCGCCGTCAGTTCTCGTTTGAGCTGCAGTTTGAGCAGGGCGGCTGGCTTACGCCGGACATGGTGCGTATCGGGATGCGGATCAGGTTGGCGCATCCGGGCTCGGAGGGTATCTCTCGCGGCGAATATCTGCTGTATGTGCTGTCGGTTTCGCGTGCCGGTAAGGGCCGGGTCCGAGTGGAGACGCAGGAGGTCGAGTAATGGCGCGCTGGCGGAATTTGAAAGACCCGGCGATCCCGGACACGAATCGGCGTGTGCGCGACCTCGAAGCTGGCTCGCCGATCGGCTTTAGCTCTGTGGAGCGTGGCGGGCTGCGAATCGCGTCAGATCAGGGTCTGCTCATCGAAGGTCAAGGGCTCGTGACGGGGCTGTTCGATGTTACGGGCACGCTGTCGGGGTCGGGCACGCTCGACTGGTCGGGTACGTCGAAGTTCACTGGGCAGACGAATGTTGTCGGCCCGCTCGACGTGTCGGGGCTGTCGGACTTCACGGGCAACATGGGCATATCCGGCGACATGGACGTGTCTGGTGACGCGGACTTCACGGGTGCAGTTCACGCGCGGAGCTTCGTTGTCGAAGGCTCGGACTCGTATGTGCAGATGGGTGAGTCTGGATTCGCGCTCATGAATGGCAGTCTTTCGGGTGGTGGTGCGACGTTCGCCATCACGCTGAATAAGAACGGCGTGTCGTTCAATGAGGGCACGATCAAGATGGGTGCGCTCGAGCTTGCAGCGAGCGCAAACAACTACCACGTCCTCGTGCTGAACGAAGCCGATAACAAGGTGTACCTCGGGCCAACCGTTGGTGGTATTGGTACCGGGCCGGGGCCGATCAACCCTGGCGACCCGGAGGCCACTGGCCTGATCACGCCGTTCCCGTGGTCGACGGTGACAAGCGAGTTCGGGCCGCGTGAATCACCGGGCGGGATCGGGTCAACCGACCACTTGGGAATCGACTACGGCTGGTATCCCGCCGTGAACGGCGCACCTATCCCAGCATCGGGAGCTGGCACGGTCGATTTCGCTGGCTGGGCTGGTGGCTACGGCAACGCAGTCCAGATCGATCACGGCGACGGGATTAAGACCTACTACGCCCACCAGTCGAGCATCATCGTTAGTGCCGGGCAGACGGTGAATCAAGGCCAGACGATCGGCTATATCGGCTCTACCGGAAACTCGACGGGGCCGCACCTGCACTTCGAAGTGATCGTGAATGGTGTGCCGCAAAACCCGCGTAACTGGGTAACCTAAGCGATATCTCGCTCATCCCCTAAATCACTCCATCAGGGGTGGTTTTTCTCGTTAAGGAGACTCTTTTGGTTGTCTATTCCGGTTATGTTGCGACTCCGGCGAATGAGGTGCATCCGACGTCGCTCAAGCCTCGGTTGGAGGTGCGTTTGTTGGAGGCGTGTCACCACGGGGGACGCTCGTGAATACGGATACGAAGCTTGTGGATGTCACGTCGTCGGGTGCGTATTCGGTGGATTTGATTCCTAGCGATCAGTTGCGTTCGCGGTCGGGTGCGCTCGCCCTGTATGAGGTGGTTGAGTCGTGGTTTGGTGAGGGCGGTCAGCCGGTGAAACGGTCGGATTGGGGCACGTTCTTTCTCACCTCGTCGGGAGGTTCGTTGTCTGATCATGCGACGCTCCCGGCAACAGTCGGGGGCGTGTTCGTGGTCGAGACTGCGGCGGAGATTCCCGAGACGCTGAAAACGGGCGACATCGTAATTATCACCTCGACGGGGGAAATCATGCAGGAGGTAGCGGAATGACACTCGTAACTATTGGGATGCTGCCGGTTGCAACGGTGGCGTGGGTCGCGAGCCAACTGTCTACTTCAACGGCTGCGCGGAACGCGGTGGATGCGCGTATTCGTGTCCAGGCTGAGGGCATGGTGGGTGATGTGATCGCGTCGAATCCTGAGGTGACTCAGGCGGTGATTGACGGTATTAATGACGATCCGCTGCTGCTTGGTGAGTTGTCGTATTACAAGGGTCAGGCGACGGCAGATAGCCTCGATTCTCTGCCGGGTGGTACGCATTGGATCTCTACCGCAAAGGCGACCGAAATGGGCCTCCCAGCCGCGGGCTCGTTACTGCTCGTCAACCGGGATAGTTCATACAAAACAGCGGTTCTCGTCGCGCTGAACCCGACTCGGGTTTGGGCTGCGGATCGTAACGGCGCCGCTGGATGGTCCATCTTCAGTGAAGTCACATCTCGTGTTCGGCAACTCACCACTGAGAATCTGGATACGCTCACGACAACCGGAAGTTTTTACCAGAACTCGCCAACGTTTGCGACAAGCGAACGCAACTACCCGTTCCCAACGATGTGCACCATCGACGTGAAACCTTGGTCTGCAAACAATGCTCACGTCACTCAGGTCGCGATCCCGGACGCGACGGGCTACAGCGCGTTCGCGATCCGCTCACTGCTACAGGGGACCTGGTCAGACTGGGACCACTACTTTTCGGACGCGGCGAATGCCCAGAAATATGCGTTGAAGAGTGAGCTCTCGGGTCGTGTCAGCGTATGGGCTGGTGGATCATTCATCGTGCTTGGTGATTCGGTCATGGCGAATGGCGCGGCCGCGCTCAATGCTGTCCGTGACGAACTTGGGTTTTCCTCGGTTGAGAACGCAGCAGTAGCGGGCCGCCCCATGTCGGATGGTTCCGCAAACGGTGTCGGGACAGTAACGACTGCTCTGACGAAAAGCTTTGTTGGTCATGACCTTGCGATTGTCGCGGCGGGCACTAATGATTTCCGGCTGGACATGCCGGTCGGAACGCTCGGGCAAATCGGTGACGCATCGTTCGATCGAGCTACGTTCTTGGGCGCCTACCGCACAACGATCGAGCACATTCTGACTCAGAACCCGACTATCCGCATCATGCTTTCCACACCGCTGCAGCGCGATAACGCGTCGTATGACGTGAACCACGTCAACGCGGTGGGGCACAAGCTTTTGGATTATGTCGACGCGGTGAAGGAGGTAGGCGGCCTGTACGGCCTCCCGGTGTACGACGCGTACGCGAACTCGGGGTTCACAAAACTCACTCTGGCCACGCTCACCTCGGATGGTCTCCACCCGAACGCGGCTGGGTATGAGCGTCTCGCATCAGCATTCTCTGGGTTCCTCTGGACGGTAGGGAGTTAGCCGAGTAAGGCGCAACTTCGCGCACAACCTGATCCACGAGATTTCCAGCCGCCTCTACCGGGGTGGATTTTTCTCCGCCCTTTCGCCAATACCGGTGGGGGGCTTTTTTATGCCCAAAAGGAGGGCAAAGAAATGGCTTACGAGTACACGAATATTGACGGTCACCGGGTCGAGGTGAACGTTGCAAAAGCGTTCCGCGAGATGGCCGCAGATTTCCAGAAGGCGACCGGCTATTCCCTGCATGTCTCGGATGGGACGCGCACGTGGGATGAGCAGCTCGACTTCTGGGAGGACTACCAGGCAGGCAAGGGGAACCTTGCACTGCATCCGTCGTCACCGTTGGCGTACCACGTGGAGACGAATCCTTCTGGCCCTCGAGCTCTCGACATTCATGACAGTGGGGATGACGCGGGCGTGACCGTCGCCGGGAATGTCCGCTCGCACTGGATCAAGGCGAACGCGTCGAAGTACGGTTTCGATCCTGCTGGGTATGGGTTCTCGCAGGTGGAGCCGTGGCACATCGAGTACCGCGGACAGATCGGCGGGAAGGTCGATACACCGAAGCCCTCGGCGGCGCAGGTGCTTGAAGCTGGCGGGCTGGTCAACTCGACCATCATCGTGAAGGCTGCGTCTGCGGTCGGCCTGGATCTCGCGATCGCGGCCGCGGTAATTCAGAAAGAGTCCGGCGGTCGCAACGTGTTCGGTCACGACGCGGGCGGCGCGTATCACGGCGGCGGCGAGGTCACCGAAGCGAAATACAAAGACTTCATCAAGCAGGTGCGAGGCGGCAAGACATCGAACGGCGTCGGCCCTGCACAGATCACGTGGCCAGCGTTCTTCGATGAGATGGAGAAGGCTGGACTCAAGCCGTGGGTGCCGCTGGACAACATGAAGTACGGCTTCCGGTTGATGGTGGATTACCTCGGCGGTAAGACCACTGACGCGGCGATCCGTAACGCTGGCAAGCGCTACAACGGCAACGCTTCGTACGGTGACGACTTGCTCGTGAAGGTCAAGGAGTGGCGTCAGCGACTCGCGGGCCGGAACGTTTCGTCGGCGCCCGCGCAGGGCGACGAGCGCATGGCGTCGCGCCAGCGGTTCCTCAGGCACGACCGCGGCGAAGACATCACTGTGGACGGTTGGGACGGTCCCGAGACTCAGGCTGCGGTGAAGCGCTACCAGACGTTCCTTGGCGTGACCGCGGACGGTATTTGGGGCGACGCGACCGAGGCTGCGCACCTGGTGTTCAAGCAGACCGGGAAGAGTCCGAAGGTGTCGAGCTCGAATCCGTTCGGCATCGTGAACGTTGAGGGCTTGCAGAAGATCGCGGCGCTCTACGGCTACACGGGCCGGATCGACAACATTTGGGGATCGGGTTCAGCTGCGGGGTTCGCGAAGTTCCTGCGAGGAAATCACGGCTACCCGGCGAACCAGAACGACGTGCTCGGCCCGGTCATGTGGGCCGCTATCGCCCGCTGGCTGCGTGGCCGTTGGGGCTACGTCGGGAATGATGTTCCCGGCCCGGTGATGCGTGCCGCGCTCACGAAGGCGAACGACGCGAACAAGCGGGAACTGTAGGGCATGACCGAGTTCGATCCCGCCCCGTGGCTCGCAGCCCTGGGGCTAACCGGTACGGGCACGGGCGCGATCGGGTTCTTCGCGGGGCGTCGCAAAAGCAAAGCGGATGCCGCGCTCGCTGAGGTGCAGGTTGTCGCCGGTGCCCTCGAAGTGTGGAAGTCCACCGTGCAGCAGCAGGATCAGGACATGCGGGAGATGCGCGCCGAAATCGTGGAGATGCGTGGAGAACTCCGGGAGCTGCGGCTTGCGGAGCGTGTGCACGCGAACGCTAACGCCGTCCTTGTCGAGTATGTGCGGGAGGGCTGGCGGTTCAAGCGGGATAACCCGGGGAAGCCGTGGCCGCTCGCTGTGGAGGGCGGTATCCCGTCGCACGTGTACGCGATCGTGCACCCGGAATTGGCGAAAACGTTGACATCAGAGATACCGATCCAGGAGGAATCATGACCGACAATCCAGGCGAGCGTTCGGCAGCCATCGAAGCGGAGCGTTCCACTCAATCCCAATTCCCGTGGCGTGCCGCGATCCGTACCGGCACGCAGGTAGCGGTCTCGCTCATAGCGGTGCTGCTCGTCGCCATCCCGATCCTCGTAGACACGGTGGGGGTGTATTTGCCCGACGCGTGGATTGCGTGGCTCCTCGGCGCATCAGGTGTGCTGACGGCACTCTCCACGTTCCTCGCGCGACTCATGGCCGCGCAGCCCGTCGTCGATTTCGTGGCACGGTTCCTGCCGTGGCTCGCACCGGACTCGCACCCCTAGACTCACGCCCCGTCCCGGCTTCGGCTGGGGCGGGGCGCATTTCTCGTTTCCTGCGCGAGGTAGCGCCGCCTCCACCTCGTGACGGTGGCCTGCCCGATGCCGAGCGCGCGGGCTGCACCGCGGATAGTCAGGTGGGCAGTGGCGCGGATCGCAGCCTCAAAGTCCGTATACCCGAGCGCCTGCACCAGCTCGTCCATGACGCGACGCTTGCGGGCGTGCATCGCGGCAACACCTTTCGCCTGCCCTGGCGCGCGAACCTCGGGCACTCCTGCGCGTTGGTGCGCGACGCGGGTGTGCTCGGCAGCTTTCTTCGACCGCGCGGCCTGATCACGATGGGAGAGCTGCGCGCGGCCTTGGGGCGTGAGGGCGCGGCCGTGCGCCGAGCGAGCATGACGCGACTGCAGCGCCGTCGTTCTGGGGAGATTGTGCCGCTCAATGTACTCAGGGGCGGTCAGCCCGTGCATGCGCTGGAGGTGCTGCGCGAGTGACTGCCTGCGTGCTCCGCATTCGAGGCAGGTGATCGCGGCGCCGTCATCGTGACGCTCAGCGCGCTTGTTTGAAACGGCGGGCGCCTCGTCCCGGCGCAGGTACGCGCGGAGTTCGTCGAGGTTGTAGAGCATCGCGTCGCCCCGCATTTTGACGTGAGCGGGAAAGTCTGCGCGCCGCTGCCGGTAGGTGAGGAGTGTGCGGTGAGAGAAGCCGAGCTCGTCGGCAGCCTCGCGGAGGGTGACGATCATTCCTCGTACCAGGCGAGCATCGCGTCCGGTACGGCGTCGAGCACGCGTGCACCGAGTGCGAGGTACCAGCCTTGTGGTTTCGGGCCTCGGGGTAGCTCGATGATCACGCCGTCCTCGGCACCGCCGATCAGCCGCGAGGTTTCCTGGTCATGCTGGGCGCGGATCGCGAGGAGCTCGGTGATCACGCCTTCACGGGCCTGGAATTTCCCGGCCTCCCAGTCTTTGATGGTGTGCGGGTTCACCTTGAGCATCCCAGCGAGGTCGGTGCGGGTGAGGCCGAGCAGGTGGCGGGTCGCGGCGATCTCGGCGCCGGTCATAGTCGTCATTTCGTCTCCTAAAGATGAGAGTGCCCCGACACTTGGCCGGGGCACTTGGGGTTAGAGGGCGTGCTTCTGGACGATGGCCCAGAACTCTTCGGTGTCGGGCTTGATGTAGAAGCCCTGGCGGTCGAGGTGGTAGACGTTCTTCTCGGCGTCGTATGCGTCGTCGTACTCGATTACCTCGTCGGCGATGGCGTCGATGTCGTGCTCGTCGGCGAACTCTCCGAGGGCTTCGATGATGGACTCGATGGCTTCGGTGCGGGTGGTGTAGAACATTTGCTTGCCTTCCTGGCGGTGCTGGGAGCTGGTCTCCCTTGCTTGTATCTATAGCTTAGCACCCAAAAAGTGGGGGCGCAACCTCCGGGGGAAACTTTCCTCAAAACACTTTCCCCACCCTTATCCCGCCGCTTCGGTATCCCTCGGGTATCGACGGCACGCAACCCTAGCCAATTCTCGCCGTATCTCACCGGACGAGATTTGTGAGCGATTTACCTGGTCAGGCTCTCATTCACCGCATTCACCGATGCTCACCGCATTCGCCCGTATCCACGCCCTGTTGATCGAGAAGTCGCAGGTTCAAATCCTGTATTCCCGACCATGTGAAGTCTCGGAACATCGTTCACGCGATGTCCCGAGACTTCTTTGGTTTTGGCGCGGGGGTCCAAGAAACCTGTCGAGGGGCCGATCATCGCGGCATGGCGCCTGTCATCTGGCTGGTGGCCGGGCCTTGTTGACCGGTCGCACTCCGAAAAGATTGTTCGAGCAGCTTGGTCTGGCGTCGGTTCCAATCGTGCTGCTGCTCGAAATGCGCCGCGACTCCATACAAGACAAGTGCAACGGCGACGACGAACAACAAGATTGACACGACGCTGGTCGCCATCACCACAATGAGTAGAACGTTCATGCTCTCCGGGTCGGTGTTCGGCGGCACCACGAAGTTCAGCACTAGGGCGAGCGCAGCCAAGATGAAGTCGAGCACGAACAAAGCAGCGGCGCTGCGAAGCTTTCCAGAAGCACGATTTTCAGGCATGAACGTACATTAACCGCGCTGACGACGGCCGTCGGGAACCTGCGGACGAACGTTGTGTACCTGTAATGCTGCCCATTGAGCATGTT
This DNA window, taken from Gulosibacter molinativorax, encodes the following:
- a CDS encoding M23 family metallopeptidase, producing the protein MARWRNLKDPAIPDTNRRVRDLEAGSPIGFSSVERGGLRIASDQGLLIEGQGLVTGLFDVTGTLSGSGTLDWSGTSKFTGQTNVVGPLDVSGLSDFTGNMGISGDMDVSGDADFTGAVHARSFVVEGSDSYVQMGESGFALMNGSLSGGGATFAITLNKNGVSFNEGTIKMGALELAASANNYHVLVLNEADNKVYLGPTVGGIGTGPGPINPGDPEATGLITPFPWSTVTSEFGPRESPGGIGSTDHLGIDYGWYPAVNGAPIPASGAGTVDFAGWAGGYGNAVQIDHGDGIKTYYAHQSSIIVSAGQTVNQGQTIGYIGSTGNSTGPHLHFEVIVNGVPQNPRNWVT
- a CDS encoding MucR family transcriptional regulator codes for the protein MIVTLREAADELGFSHRTLLTYRQRRADFPAHVKMRGDAMLYNLDELRAYLRRDEAPAVSNKRAERHDDGAAITCLECGARRQSLAQHLQRMHGLTAPEYIERHNLPRTTALQSRHARSAHGRALTPQGRAQLSHRDQAARSKKAAEHTRVAHQRAGVPEVRAPGQAKGVAAMHARKRRVMDELVQALGYTDFEAAIRATAHLTIRGAARALGIGQATVTRWRRRYLAQETRNAPRPSRSRDGA
- a CDS encoding peptidoglycan-binding protein translates to MAYEYTNIDGHRVEVNVAKAFREMAADFQKATGYSLHVSDGTRTWDEQLDFWEDYQAGKGNLALHPSSPLAYHVETNPSGPRALDIHDSGDDAGVTVAGNVRSHWIKANASKYGFDPAGYGFSQVEPWHIEYRGQIGGKVDTPKPSAAQVLEAGGLVNSTIIVKAASAVGLDLAIAAAVIQKESGGRNVFGHDAGGAYHGGGEVTEAKYKDFIKQVRGGKTSNGVGPAQITWPAFFDEMEKAGLKPWVPLDNMKYGFRLMVDYLGGKTTDAAIRNAGKRYNGNASYGDDLLVKVKEWRQRLAGRNVSSAPAQGDERMASRQRFLRHDRGEDITVDGWDGPETQAAVKRYQTFLGVTADGIWGDATEAAHLVFKQTGKSPKVSSSNPFGIVNVEGLQKIAALYGYTGRIDNIWGSGSAAGFAKFLRGNHGYPANQNDVLGPVMWAAIARWLRGRWGYVGNDVPGPVMRAALTKANDANKREL
- a CDS encoding phage tail family protein, producing the protein MSQIYVEMDGLTVWGRGKATPHDLSGFGIKRNGLEQFDDSASRSGEVAKRDVGDGSYWGDSSLDGIVRTLQGVAHAPTHRELEAMHDRLMALNASSAYRPLTYRSERGYRYAMARVEGAVTWLHDRWINKPRAEFTIAFRCADAHWNGESRKYTLTPGQTVTVENRGTLPAWPMVDVRGPLGVNWGLGVGSSRLYVDRAVGSGETVTVDHENGWVKSSSSGFITEGISGYESNLAPGVGTVTFTGSGSGSATVTFTDRFV
- a CDS encoding SGNH/GDSL hydrolase family protein, whose amino-acid sequence is MTLVTIGMLPVATVAWVASQLSTSTAARNAVDARIRVQAEGMVGDVIASNPEVTQAVIDGINDDPLLLGELSYYKGQATADSLDSLPGGTHWISTAKATEMGLPAAGSLLLVNRDSSYKTAVLVALNPTRVWAADRNGAAGWSIFSEVTSRVRQLTTENLDTLTTTGSFYQNSPTFATSERNYPFPTMCTIDVKPWSANNAHVTQVAIPDATGYSAFAIRSLLQGTWSDWDHYFSDAANAQKYALKSELSGRVSVWAGGSFIVLGDSVMANGAAALNAVRDELGFSSVENAAVAGRPMSDGSANGVGTVTTALTKSFVGHDLAIVAAGTNDFRLDMPVGTLGQIGDASFDRATFLGAYRTTIEHILTQNPTIRIMLSTPLQRDNASYDVNHVNAVGHKLLDYVDAVKEVGGLYGLPVYDAYANSGFTKLTLATLTSDGLHPNAAGYERLASAFSGFLWTVGS
- a CDS encoding helix-turn-helix domain-containing protein, with translation MTTMTGAEIAATRHLLGLTRTDLAGMLKVNPHTIKDWEAGKFQAREGVITELLAIRAQHDQETSRLIGGAEDGVIIELPRGPKPQGWYLALGARVLDAVPDAMLAWYEE